The Anolis carolinensis isolate JA03-04 chromosome 2, rAnoCar3.1.pri, whole genome shotgun sequence genome has a window encoding:
- the siglec15 gene encoding sialic acid-binding Ig-like lectin 15, translating into MASTTQETPVALFPITFQVLASAVNMYKNTANVLYKHHIAHHPRISSKGWSMHVPAEVTSEIGKTVALPCTFTHPHSTYDKTLTAIWRVKEPYNGTVIFKCIAHSSSDVCRTTVGLKNRYKLLGNPRQNNLSLQIDHVSWNDSNRYFCRVEFSGDLHDKYESRMGIRLHLIAPPRIVNISVQMDQDHAFHAKCTAEGEPLPTVTWAGPLSDNATSVSRPTAHHITKELQHLVLDGKYTCIATNSLGHAEGAVYFYKFKAGSGSWILILLFVALGIKLLALVVILGIGAFWKGGRYIIIIIILIFKGSLQGTG; encoded by the exons atggcTTCCACTACGCAGGAGACACCAGTGGCCCTCTTTCCAATTACATTTCAGGTTctagcgagcgccgtgaacatgtacAAGAACACTGCCAATGTCCTCTACAAACACCATATTGCCCACCACCCAC GAATCTCATCCAAAGGCTGGTCTATGCACGTCCCAGCAGAGGTGACTAGTGAGATTGGCAAGACAGTTGCCTTGCCTTGCACCTTCACGCACCCACACTCCACTTACGACAAAACCTTGACTGCCATTTGGAGGGTGAAGGAGCCTTACAATGGGACAGTGATTTTCAAGTGCATCGCACACAGTTCCAGTGATGTCTGCAGGACCACAGTTGGCTTGAAGAACAGATACAAGCTTTTGGGGAACCCAAGGCAAAACAACCTGTCGCTCCAGATTGACCATGTTTCATGGAATGACAGCAACAGATACTTCTGCCGAGTTGAATTCTCTGGGGATCTTCACGACAAGTATGAGAGCCGGATGGGAATCCGGCTCCACCTCATAG CACCTCCCAGGATTGTGAACATCTCTGTCCAGATGGACCAAGATCATGCTTTCCACGCCAAGTGTACGGCTGAAGGAGAACCGCTCCCGACCGTGACATGGGCTGGCCCTCTCTCTGACAACGCAACTTCAGTCTCCAGGCCAACGGCACATCATATCACCAAGGAGCTTCAGCACCTGGTCCTTGATGGGAAATACACTTGCATCGCCACCAACAGCCTTGGACATGCAGAAGGAGCGGTGTATTTTTACAAATTCAAAGCTGGGAGCGGCTCTTGGATTCTCATCCTCTTGTTCGTAGCCCTGGGGATTAAACTGCTTGCTCTAGTGGTGATATTAGGGATCGGGGCCTTC